CTAAAATCAACCATTTGATGCTGCAGGGCCCAGCCAGGATCTgggagggggcggtggggagAGCAGGAGGGAGCCGCGGGGTCGGCTGGGGCCGGTCTGCCCGGAAAGGCACCAGCCTGGCAGGGGCGGCCGTCCCGAGCCTCGAGCCTCGTCTGTCCCCGCAGTGTCTGGATGTCAGGCAGATGGGAGCAAGCCTTCAGGGACTCCCCTCTCGGCCCCAGCCGGGCGGAGGGCAGGGGCCGCCTCCAAGGTGCCCCCGCCGCCCTCCCCGCTGCCCGGCCGGCTTCCAgctcccgcccctccccaggcccccatCTCCACGGGCCACCTCACTTTCTGTTCTCGTTTTGCAGAGTTGCACAAGGAGAGAACTCAGCATGGGGGGTTGGttctttggatttttgttttctgttggttTATTTAATTTAATGATTTGTAAAGTGATGTCCCTCTtccttttttacacttttttgCTCATATTTAACCTCTGTTTGGAAGATGATTCTTGTAACTGTACATTTTTTTGCCTCCTAACAAGAATAAACGACAATTTTGTGTTGGGGGGTTGCATGGTGTGAGTTCTTTGCCCTCGGTGGCCCGGTAGGCTCAGGACTCCAGCCCTCCACCCGGGCGCACCCAGCCAGCGGGAGGCACACGCTGGCCCGGGCACACAATGGCTCTTTACAGAGCGGCCCCCGCGTGCGGCCCGGTTCCTGCCTGCCGCCGCCTCCTCTGGTCCCCCGCTCTGAGCTGCCAGCCGCCCGAGGGCGCCGGTGTTACCACCTGTCCGGCCGCGCCACCGCGAGGGATGCCGCGCGCAGTGTGTCCAGGGCTCCGCCTGGAGCGGGCGGAGCCAGGAGACGGCCCTGGGGCGGGCAGCGCCCGGCGTGCGGAGCCGGCAGCCGACCCGCTCAGCCGCTGGTTTCGGGGCTGCTGGTTTCCCAGGAGAGGCCGCGCCCTCCCTCCTTCCACCAAGAACCGCCCCCCTCCAAAGCAGCTCAGAGCCTTGCATCACGCTTCTCGAAAATCCTTCCCAAATCCGGGGCCATCTTGACCCAGTTTTACCGTAAGCCCCGCCCCACTGGGCTCCCCTCCTCCCAGAAATGGGACGGCCCTACACGCAGGCTTCATCCAGCCTCTGCTGGGAGAAAGCAGCTTCCAGGGTCCTGGGAGGCGGGCCTGCCTTGGTGGCTCTGAGCTCGTATGTCCTCGGGGCTTTCTCCTGGAGGCTCCTTCCGGTCATCATGACGGCAGGGAGGAGTGGCCTGGCTGGAGAGGGGCTCCCCGCTGTTGCGAGGTTTGATAGAATTTGGCCAATGGAGCCAGATGACTTTGGGGtgccttcccaggtagctcagtggtgaatccgcctgcaatgcaggagactaggtgcgatccttgggtcgggaagatcccctggaggaggaaatggccacccgctccagtattcttgcctggaaaattccacggacagaggagcctggcggatcaGTCCAAGCAGatgcagagttgggcacgactgaactTGCGCACGTGCTGACCAGCCCCTCAGGAGAGGCCAGGGATCCAGGGCTAGGCTGGTCCTCCCGGCTGCTCGGTGGCTGGTGACGCCGTGGCCTGGGGCGCTGGGCAGGACCAGCACCCACGGTCTGGAGAGCAGGATGGGGGGATCCGTTGACCTGCCTTTCTGGCCTCCCGTGTCCTCTGAGAAGGGTAGGACTTGAGCTGAGACAGGATGAGCTGCTCACCCAGCAGGCACCCTCCTGCCCAGCGCCTGTAAACAACGCACGCAGCAGGCGCCTGTCGGACAGACTGCCCAGTGCACGCAGGAGGCGCCTATCGGACAGACTGCCCAGTGCACGCAGGaggtgcctgtgggacagaccaGATTCATGCACCATGGTGGGAGTGGGGCCCTCTGCAGCTCTGCAGAACTGCACCCCCAGGGGAGGACAAGAAGGAAGGTGCTGGACGCCGGGCCTCCTGCCTGGAGCTCTAGGAGTCCTGTCTGAGGCCTCCAGTGACTCCAGGCCTCTGTGAGGAGTTCATCCTGCTTCACTGCGGTCCAGTCTGCCCAAGGGAGGCAATTCTCACTGCAAGTGTGGGGGAGAGTAGGGGCCTCAGTGGGTTGGCCCTTCCCAGCTGGCTGGTATCCCCTGAAGACCCAGCTCAAGTCCACTGCTCACCACTGCCAACCAGCACCCCCACCTCAGGCCCAGGACCCCTAAGCAACAAATGCCGCTTTGTTCCCTCAGCTGGCCAGGCCCGAGGGACCGTGGCTCCTTCCCAAGGCCCGCTGGCTGACTAATCCTACAGGCCACTCACGTTGGCTGCCCGGGGCAGCAGGGCGAGCCGGGCCTCGGGGCCGCCATCTCCTCGCATGGCTCTGAGCTGGGAGAGGCAAGGGTGCCCCTTGGCAGAGCCCCCAGACAGGATGTGGCGGAGCCCCCCCGCCCTGCCCTGCTCATCCCCATttcaccacccccccacacatCCCATAGGAAGCTGCTGGTGCATCTGGGACTCGGGTGGGGGGCGCGgagaggaagtgggggagggCACCCAGCACCCGGCCTGCCCTtggcccacccccagcctgctCCCCCTCCATCCTAAGCTGCTGCAGACGAGGCTGGGGGCTTCGGTCACTGTGGAGGCCGCCTGCATCTCACAGCACAAAGAGTGTGCGCCCAGCAGCGCCATCACCTAGCAACGGCCTCCCTCTCCCTTGGCGTCACCCGTCCTGGGGGTGGGTGCCAGGGAGAGAGAACAAGGCCGCTAAGATCCCGGGGCGCGGGGGAAGGAGGCTGAGGCCAAAGGCTGTGGGTGGGGTAACCAGCGGAGAGGGGAGCCTCAGGCAGGCTACCACCCTGCCCCCCCGGGGACCCTCCTGGGCCCGCGGGTGACCTGGGAACAGCTGGCAGCGGGGACTCCCCTCCAGGAGGCCCAGAGCTGCCCCTCAGGTGGGAGGGCAGGCTCCTGGGGCCTCAGCCAAGGCGCCCCTCTGGCTGACCTTGTGCCAAACTCGCTGGGCCCAGACGAGGCTCAGGGGCCTCTGGAAGGCCCCCCATTGCAGGAGGAACCAGTGAGAGGAAAGAAGACTCAGGGGGGTGGGGTATGTCAGAGCTCTGGCTACGGcgagggtgtggggtgggggcaggcgggGGGCAGGCGGCTGGGTCGTCTGCGGGCTGAACAGTCCATTCTAAGAAGCCAGACAAGAGCTGTTCTCAGAGGCAGACCCTCTAATGGGGGCTTTGTGTGGAGGGAGGAGCAGTGAGGGGGCGCTCCATGGAAGATAAGTTTCCAGGCTTCTTCCCGGGGACGGCTGGGTTCAGGCCCAACTGAGGGCACAGGGGCCCAGCCTCCAAGCCCTTTCATTCACTCTGCCCTCAGAGCCATGGCACCCCAGGCTGGGCAGGACACCGGCCACGGGCCAGGTGGGCAAAGTCCAGGTGCATCTGGGCACTGCCAGGATGTGGCATAAGAAAGGCCCGTGGCACACGGCTGGTTCTACCTAGTTTATTGTTTTCCAAGAAGGGCCTTCTACCGGGGAGCACctgagcgggggggggggggggggggggcgggggagacaGGCCAACCGGGGTACATCAGAGGAGGAGGACGGAGAGACAAGTCCTCCCGGGGGGTACGGCACCCGAAGGCAGCATGCAGTGTGGGGCCGGCCGTGCCCAGGAAGGAGCCCGGTcctggggggggggcggtgcagaGAGGGGCACACGGGCAGTGCGGTCAGGCTCCAGATTGCAGAGGGGGGCAGGGGCCAGGCGAGGTTCCGGAGAGTTTCAGAGCAGCTCTGAGGACCTGGAGGACCACTGCCCTGGCGGGAGCATGGGTGGGCAGGCCCCGGCGCAGCAGGGAGGGGCTCCGGCAGgcctggactgcagcccggggAGCCGAGCCCACCTCTGGGCAGAGCTCCCCCGCCGCGGGCCGGCCGGGCCTCAGCAGGGCGTGCCCAGGGCCAGGAGCGGCGGCGCCTCGCGGGGCTTGTGGAAGTAGCCGGAGGCAGACAGCTCTGTGTGCAGCTTGGCGCGGGGGCCGCTGGGGTCCGCCGGCCGGCCGCAGCCCtcgctgcagcagcagcagcagcagtccaggAAGGCGCGGCCCAGCGGGCGGCTCACGCACAGGAGCAGCAGCGGCGTGACGGCCGCCTTGAAGAAGGTGGAGAACTGTGTGACCAGGCCCAGCAGCTCCAGGGTCTGGCGCGTGAGCGCGGCCGACAGGTAGGCGGCCACGACGTTGCACACGTTCTCGGGGAGGGCGCAGAGGGCGTGCACAGCGGCCAGGCCCGCCACGGTGCTGCTGGGCCGGCCCCCCGGTGGCTCCTGCGGGCCTGGCCGGCTCTCGGGCTTCCTGCCCGGCGGGCCCCGCACCCGCCACGTCACCAGTTGGCAGGTGACGGTGAAGAGCACGGGCAGGCAGAAGTAGCAGCCAAAGGACCACCACATGCGGGCGTTCTGGTAGGTCAGGACCAGTGAGTAGAGCGACTCGGGCAGGTGGGCTGAGGGCTTCATGACGCACGCATCCACGGTGCCCGCGGCAGCGCTGGGCTCCCGCACCAGCTGCCACAGCAGGAGCTCGGGCGCCGCCAGCGTCATGGAGCCCACCCAGATGACCGCCAGCTTGGCCAGGATGGACGGGCACGGCTCGATGGGCCTGGCCTTGGGCAGGGTGCTGGTGGCCACGTGGAAGCGATCGATGCCCAAGGCACAGAGGCTGAAGGTGGTGACGCCCAGGGAGGAGACCTGcggggcatggggtgggggagagggggtcATCACCATGCTCCTGGGACTTCAGGAGTCATCCCGGAGGATGAACGCAGGGAAGCAGGGGTCCTGGGCCTGCCGGGCTGTAGATGTACATGTCCCCCGGGTGCGTGGCTGGGGGGCGGGCAGGTAGCCTTGCGGGGTGCAGACACAGGCTCTCCGTCCTGCCTTGCCCTGCCGGAGAGGCCCAGGGTCGGGCCACCCAGTGAAGCAGCCCCTCCAGaccagcccacctgacctcaGGCTGCTCACCGAGCCCATGGACGACCGCCCTGTGAGCAGAGAGGAGGCAAGTGCCGGGGGGGTGCTCCCCGCTCggacctcccctccccactggggCGTGCTGTGGGGGCCCCGCCCCCTCTGCGGGCAGGCCCAGGCCGCTGGAGGAAAACAACACGGCCCCTCCTTTCCTCTCAGGATGGCCCTCCGGAACCCTGAAGCTCACTCTGCCACTCCAGGGCCTCCTGGGGCCCCTACGAAAGGGCCCAGCAGTGCATCTGTCCCTCACCTCTCACCTGCCAGCCAGCCTGCAGGGAGGGCTCACGGTGAGCTGTCCTCCAGGCTGTGGAGGGGGCAGGCGTCTGGGACCCCAGTCGGGCGGGGCCTGGCTCCCCCGGCCACGACTCTGCAGACAGGCCTCACAGGGCgtcaccctctcccctccctgaggCCTTCCTAGTAAAAAGCACCTCTTGAATCATTTTAATTCCAAGCACACTAGCTGTCACACCTGTCGTCCTTCGAGAGTTCACTCAGCGACAGTGACGCTGATCACCCGTTACCCACGAGAGGGCTGAGCTGGGGCAGCTGAAGTGCCCACCCCGGTCACTCAGCCGGTCTGCCCGCCTCCAAGGCCCCGTGTCTGAGCCCCGCGGCTCAGTGGGGCTCCGAGCTCCAGGTAACTGAGATGCAAAGCTGCGCCCAGCAGGGCGGCTTTCTTCAGGTCTGAGCACCTTTGGGTGGTcgccctgggctggggagggcagggaagggtCTGTGCCGCCTCCCAAGCCTCAGCAAGTCTGTCTGGATGAGAACTCATCACTAGTCCACGGGACGCAGCGAGAACCAGGATCACGGCAGCGTTCAGACGCTTGTCCTGACTCTTCCCCGCTCAGGCCAGCCGCCCACTCACTCAGCCCCAGGAGGAGAGtggctctggggtggggggcacggcCACTCTAGCCTCATTATTCCCCCCAAGCCCCACGTAAACAACATTCAAAAGGCTGCTGGCTTATTTCGTGTTCCTGTACAGACATGGTGGCCTCGTTGTGTTCCACAAAAATGCACTTATTTTGGCGTTATTTTGGCGTTGTTTTGATTGCACTCTCTCCTTCTGATCTGCACATCCATCAACACCCATGTACTCATCCCAGCAAGGAAGGGCCCAGAGGTAAAGGGCCATCTGGTCTACCCCCTGGTTGGGAGACAGGGAAATGGGAAAGGAGGTCTGACCCACCCAGGGACACCCCAATATGCCCCAGCCTCAGCTGCAGCCCCCAGAACCTGGGCTCTGCTTTCAGAGGATGGAGTAAGGGTGACGGCAGTGTGGGTACAGACCTGACTGGTTAGGGGGGTGGGGGTCTGCAGGGAATTGGAATCTCCCTTCAGGCACCGCTTGAGGGGGCAGGAAATTGAGTGGCAGAGAAGGGGcacagagggagaaaaaagagacagagcaAAGCCGTTTCTTGGGTGGAAAGACGGAGGGGTTAAGGCAGCAGAGGGGAGCTCTCAGCGTGGAGAGAGGGGGCCGCCGCGAGGCTGCTGGGGGCGGGAGCCTGGCTGGGGGCAGGAGccaggctggggggctgggggccaggcaggggggggCGGGAgccgggctgggggctgggctgggggtctgggggccgggctggggggggcgggagctgggctgggggctgggctgggggtctGGGGGCCGGGCTGGGGGGGCGGGAGCTGGgttgggggctgggctggggggccgggagctgggctggggggctgggggccgggctgggggctgggggtcctGAGAGCTACTGGAGCCATATTGTGTGTGCCTCCCTGACCAATCTGGGGGAGAAGCGAGACAGGCTTAGGGGCCTCGCGCACCTCTCCGCCCACGCTGGcagccccccgcccctgccccatgGGCTCTATCTGGCCACACGCTCACCTCCACAAAGGGCCACACGCTCACCTCCACAAAGGGCCACATGCTCACCTCCACGGAGGGCCACACGCTCACCTCCACGGAGGGCCACACACTCACCTCCACGAAGGGCACCGCTCTGCAGGACACCGCGCCAAGCAGCCTCTGCTTGGTGATCTCGTGGAAGGTGACGACAgggaggcagaagaagaggaccAGGAAGTCCCAGAGCGCCAGGCTGGCCAGGATGGAGTTCCAGGCGCTTTTCAGGTAATAGCTGTGCCACACGATGCACATGACCGCCAGGCTGCCCACGATGCCCACGGCGAACAGCACCAGGGCCAGCAGCAGGACGGCGTAGGCCCCGTAGGAGCGCTCGGTCACCGGGTAGAGGGGGTTCTGCACCTGCAGGCGCTGGCCGGGCGTCCCCGTCACGTTGCCCCGGGGCTcctgcccactgcccccagcGGCCCTGACCTGGtccggggaggggctggcggcCACCCGGGGCTGGGTGGGCTGTGGGGTGGCTGGGCGGATGGGCCGGGGGTACTCAGCCCACCCCTCGGGCACGTACTGCTGCAACCCCTTGGCATCCTCCCACTCAGCTCCTTGCCTGGACCGGTCCGGCTGCTCCTGGGCCACAGGCTGGTGCCCACCCTGGTGCAGGCGGACCCCCCCAGGGGCCCTTTCGGGCCCGGCTGCCAGCGCCACGGCGAGGGAGATGCCCAGCGGCCATAGCCACTGCATGGCCGGATGAGCAGTGCGGCTGCCCGCACGCAGAGGCGAGGCCGGGCCGAGTGCGGGCCCGACTCGATGGGCAGCTGGCTGCCGGGCCCGCCCCCACCGGGCGTCTGGCGTCGCCAGCCGGCTCCAGTGgtcaccccctcccccatccctctgCCCGCGGCAGCCAGGCAGGACAGGGCAGGGCCCTCTGCTGGACACAGGGCGCTCTGTGCCGCCTGCAGGACACGCCTCCCCTGGTCCCACGGACAGCAGCACTCAGCCCTGCGGGGCCCTCGGAGGCCGCCCACCCACAGTCCCGGCCGTCCACACGGGGTTGAGGGCAGACAGGGCTCCGGCCCCACCTCAGGAGACAGGGTCATCGCTGCTGTTGTTAGCCTTGGGGTCCGTGAGCACTCACTGGGCCAGGCTGCCAGATAGAACCATCATACTTCATGTTTACATTACTACCGCAGCTCAGAGAGGCAAAGTAACTTGCTCAACCACACATAGCCGGGATCCAAATTGCAGATGTGTCCAACTCCGGAGCTGAAACTCTCAGCCCCTCAATCAGGCAAAATACAAGAGCTCAGCAGGAAAGGGATCCTGAAGAAGGTCTACACCCACTGTCTTCTTTCTCAGACGTGGAAACCATGGGAACCGCCGCCAGAGAGGTCGAGCACTGGGGCCAGGCACACACAGGATGGGGGTTGGTGACtgagcagcccctgctcccccTGCTCTGGATGTGCCCATCAGCTGCACCTCGGAGTGGGCGCTCCACAGACCCCAACCTAGGAAAGgcaatgtggtgctggagaagacttgagagtcccttggactgcaaggagatccaaccagtccatcctgaaggaaatcagtcctgaatattcattggaaggactgatgctgaagctgaagctccaatactttggccacctgatgcgaggaactgactgattggaaaagaccctgatgcctgaagattgaaggcaggaggagaaggggacaacagaggatgagatggttggatggcatcaccgactcaatggacgtgagtctgagtaaactccaggagttggtgatgggcagggaggcccggcgtgctgcagtccatggggtcacaaagaaccagacacgacttgagcgactgagctgaagaAACTCAGGGCCCTGCCGGCCCTGGGCTTCCCCGGGCTGTCTGGGGCCGTGGGGATGTCAGAGGCCACTAGGTGGAACCAGATGCTCAGAGATGGAAATTCACGGCTGCCTGGCTCATGACCCCAGCTCGGCCCACCTGCCAGAGCCCGGCCCACAGACCCGCAGGAGGCGTTCCTATGAGACCGTGTGTGTTCCCGGCCGACCCCAGAGCGCTGAGGCCATGCACCTGCTATTGCACCCCGCCCTCCTGGGCCCCTCGTGGGTCGGCCTCCACAACAAAGACCCCTCTCCAGGACCTTGCTGGAGCAGCCCCCCACCAGGGCAGGCCATGTGGAAGGCGACCATTTCCCATCCGCTAGGAATATCTCTCCTTCGTCCCAGAAATTCCCCGTCCTCGTCCCGGGGAATTCCCCAGGGCTGGCCGCAGGAACGATCCTGGGGTGAGTCAGGGTGGAGTGGGGCTGGGACCTCGGGGCAGCTCTGGAGTGCCACTCAAGATGGCTGGATTCTGGCCTTTTCTGGAGCGAGTCCGTGGGCCGCCACTGTCCAATGAATGGAACCAGACCGTACGGATCTGACTCCTCTGCCACCTACAAGCTGTGTGACTCCAGTCAAGTCctgaacctctctgtgcctcgtcTGTAATGAGGACTCAGTAACAGACTAAATGGGCTTGTCTATGTTCATCCCTAGAACAGCATCTGGTACCTGACAGTTGCTAGATGAAGATGCACAGTTGCCATGGTGACTCACTCACGACTCACCACAGCCTCTTGAGGCAGGTGCTGTTATTGTCTCCACTTCACAGGTTTGGGAACTGACGGACAGAGATGCGGGAGGCAGGCGGGGGGCAAATTCAAGCCaagccctccccactcccagccccaccaGCTGGCAGCAGAGCCAGGTGGCAGAG
The genomic region above belongs to Cervus elaphus chromosome 14, mCerEla1.1, whole genome shotgun sequence and contains:
- the GPR37L1 gene encoding G-protein coupled receptor 37-like 1, with product MQWLWPLGISLAVALAAGPERAPGGVRLHQGGHQPVAQEQPDRSRQGAEWEDAKGLQQYVPEGWAEYPRPIRPATPQPTQPRVAASPSPDQVRAAGGSGQEPRGNVTGTPGQRLQVQNPLYPVTERSYGAYAVLLLALVLFAVGIVGSLAVMCIVWHSYYLKSAWNSILASLALWDFLVLFFCLPVVTFHEITKQRLLGAVSCRAVPFVEVSSLGVTTFSLCALGIDRFHVATSTLPKARPIEPCPSILAKLAVIWVGSMTLAAPELLLWQLVREPSAAAGTVDACVMKPSAHLPESLYSLVLTYQNARMWWSFGCYFCLPVLFTVTCQLVTWRVRGPPGRKPESRPGPQEPPGGRPSSTVAGLAAVHALCALPENVCNVVAAYLSAALTRQTLELLGLVTQFSTFFKAAVTPLLLLCVSRPLGRAFLDCCCCCCSEGCGRPADPSGPRAKLHTELSASGYFHKPREAPPLLALGTPC